In a genomic window of Apteryx mantelli isolate bAptMan1 chromosome 2, bAptMan1.hap1, whole genome shotgun sequence:
- the GFOD1 gene encoding glucose-fructose oxidoreductase domain-containing protein 1 isoform X2 yields MPEHGSVLPSSALLPEPLTFSRGAAKEESFGIGKNVICDRTATPLDAFRMMTAAHYYPKLMSIMGNVLRFLPAFVKMKQLIQEGYVGELLVCEVQVHSGSLLGKKYNWSCDDLMGGGGLHSVGTYIIDLLTFLTSQKAMKVHGLLKTFVKQTDHIKGIRQITSDDFCTFQMVLEGGVCCTVTLNFNVPGEFKQDIIVVGSAGRLIVIGTDLYGQSNSSPQRELLLKDSTPVSNSLLPEKAFSDIPSPYLRGTIKMVQAVRQAFEDQDDRRTWDRRPLTMAATFDDCLYALCVVDTIKKSNQLGEWQNISIMTEEPELSPAYLISEAMRKSRMSLYC; encoded by the coding sequence GCATTGGAAAAAATGTCATCTGTGACCGAACAGCAACTCCCCTGGATGCCTTTAGGATGATGACCGCAGCTCATTATTACCCAAAGCTCATGAGCATCATGGGGAACGTCTTGCGCTTCCTGCCTGCCTTTGTGAAGATGAAGCAGCTGATCCAGGAGGGTTATGTGGGGGAGCTCTTGGTGTGCGAGGTGCAGGTTCACAGCGGAAGCCTCCTAGGCAAGAAGTACAACTGGAGCTGTGATGACCTAATGGGGGGTGGGGGCTTGCACTCGGTTGGCACCTATATTATCGACCTCTTGACCTTCCTCACCAGCCAGAAGGCCATGAAAGTGCATGGGTTGCTCAAGACCTTTGTCAAGCAGACGGACCATATCAAGGGGATAAGGCAGATCACCAGCGATGACTTCTGTACGTTTCAGATGGTTCTGGAAGGCGGTGTGTGCTGCACAGTGACGCTCAATTTCAACGTCCCTGGAGAGTTCAAACAAGACATTATTGTGGTTGGTTCGGCGGGCCGGCTCATTGTAATAGGCACTGATCTCTACGGACAGAGCAACAGCTCTCCTCAGAGGGAGCTCTTGCTGAAGGACTCCACACCGGTCAGCAACTCTTTACTTCCAGAGAAGGCCTTCAGTGACATCCCATCGCCATACCTTCGAGGCACCATTAAGATGGTTCAAGCTGTCCGGCAGGCATTTGAGGACCAGGACGACAGGAGGACCTGGGACAGGAGGCCCCTCACGATGGCTGCCACCTTTGACGACTGTCTGTATGCCCTGTGTGTGGTGGACACCATTAAAAAGTCAAACCAGCTAGGGGAGTGGCAGAACATTTCAATCATGACCGAGGAGCCAGAACTGAGCCCCGCATACTTAATCAGTGAAGCCATGCGTAAGAGCAGGATGTCTCTGTACTGCTAG